The window ctcggtttcagtcggttccggtacctccggcgcccgcatcacggatgttgggatcgcgtcacctaggcggtctccgttaggctcctcgctggatatagcctcgtccgtgtccgcgggggcctccggaagggtgcggcgcctcaactgatcaatgtgccgccgtagtacctggcccccctccgttgatatgtcgtagtggcgggacccggttaccctcagtacccgccccgccacccaatcggggccccttgcatagtttcgggcgaaaactgggtcgcccgcgaagaagccccgggcggcgtctcggacttcggggctcccgcgggtgtctgaagcccggtcgggatgcagccggtccagccgggttatgagtttgcgtcccatgaggagctcagccgggctgactcctgtgaccgggttgggggtgatccgattatcgaagaggaacgcggccagcctgtggtcccagtccccctgtacaattcggccgagggcctcctttgttgtgcggaccatccgctccgcctggccgttggtggccggatggaagggagccgaccttatgtgcctgatcaggtatctttgcaggaacgcctggaagtcggctgaggtgaaggcggccccgttatcagagactatggtgtccgggatgccatgtgtgcataggaccctgcgcagagctctgatcgcggctgtggacgaggtggaccctacggggatgacctccagccatttggtgtaggagtccactattatgatgaaggtctgcccctggaatgggcccgcaaagtcgatatggagtctcgaccatggtttccgggtggactcccacctagtgacgggggcgctgggcggctcgggccgggattcctggcaggtctggcacccgcggacccagccctcgatctccccgtccattcccggccaccagacgtagctcctggccagagccttcattcgcactatgccgggatgagtctcgtgtagggattctagaacacgcttttggagcggaggtggaatcactaccctactgccccaaagtatgcagcccttgtgtgcggctaattcctccctcctcgccttgtaaggcttgaattcttcccccatgtttccctctggccaccccctcaccacccagtcgagcacccgtgccagtgtcttgtgtttctgggtggccttggccacctccgttgcgtggaggggcggctctgggaggctctctatcgtcatgacctggtgtgcgggtgcggggtccggacccgtctccggaagcggcaaacggctaagcgcatccgcgtgtcccatagccttgccggccctatgaaccagtgtgtacgtgtatgagttgaggaattggttccacctcaacacgcgctgtgagagtatttggggggtttgtcggtctggggccagtagacctaagaggggcttgtggtccgtggcaatggtgaaccttctcccatatagatactcgtggaactttcggacccctgccacgattgccagggcctctttatctatctgcgcgtagttgcgctcggctgaagtgagcttgcgggagtaatatgcgaccggtacctccctcccgtccggaagctggtgccccaggactgctcccaccccatacggcgacgcatcgcaggccaggatgacggggagggcctcgtcaaaatggtggagcaccgcattggacaccaggacgtccttgaccgcctgaaacgccgcggcctgtcgtttgccccaaacccaaggggcttttttgtccagcagccggtgaaggggctccgccagggctgccttgtgggggaggaaggagtggtaaaagttgagcacccccaagaagctttggagctccgctttacaagtgggagccggggcttgcacgatggctcgggtcttttcttccgtggggtggattcctgctgcgtcaacggcgaaccccagaaactctacccgtggaacccccagcaagcatttctctctcttgaccttgagccccgctgcctggaaccggcggagcacctctcgaaggcggttgccgaattcatcggggtccggggcggcgactaaaacgtcgtcgaaaaacggctggactcctgggatccctttaaggagagcgtccattaggctctgaaaaatccccggagcgacgctaaccccaaactgaagcctctttacccggaaagcccccctgtgggtcacgatcgtttgggcctccgccgtcttattgtctactgggagctgctggtaggcctgggccaggtctagcttcccaaatatcctagcccccgctagggcggccaggacatggctcaccaccggcactggataggggttgtcctgtagtgccttgtttatggtgcatttataatcggcacagatccgcacctccccgtttggcttgatgggggtaacgatgggggtttcccaggtggcgtagtccaccggctccaggacgccttgtgccgtgaggcggtctaactctgcctcgatcttaggtttcaaggcgaacggaaccctcctggccttgagccgaatcggtctgaccgtggggtctaggggcagggagatgggcggcccccggtagctccctagggacccatcgaatacctcagggaattccttgcaaatctccccgaacccccggggcgttatggtctggcccaccccctccacgcggattcccaagggtttgaaccaggccagacctagcagggtggccagctggcgcttaaccaccaggatgtccagcgggccgtggaaggacccccgctcgacttgcacccgcgcccaccccgcaatttgcaccgggttcttctggaagtcccggagtatgaagtctgccggccgaagttgcagccgctggcggggacacagttctcttagggtttcttccgc is drawn from Heteronotia binoei isolate CCM8104 ecotype False Entrance Well chromosome 4, APGP_CSIRO_Hbin_v1, whole genome shotgun sequence and contains these coding sequences:
- the LOC132569962 gene encoding uncharacterized protein K02A2.6-like — its product is CILWGSRVVIPPPLQKRVLESLHETHPGIVRMKALARSYVWWPGMDGEIEGWVRGCQTCQESRPEPPSAPVTRWESTRKPWSRLHIDFAGPFQGQTFIIIVDSYTKWLEVIPVGSTSSTAAIRALRRVLCTHGIPDTIVSDNGAAFTSADFQAFLQRYLIRHIRSAPFHPATNGQAERMVRTTKEALGRIVQGDWDHRLAAFLFDNRITPNPVTGVSPAELLMGRKLITRLDRLH